In the Engystomops pustulosus chromosome 2, aEngPut4.maternal, whole genome shotgun sequence genome, one interval contains:
- the LOC140118858 gene encoding uncharacterized protein, translating into MSSFRGSRSPSPHTSLNVTLQTIDVTPVLPREPRATPTSHTHRHGSKKYPRRPYRDYTVDTGSEFSSSGHSRRKHHYRHDRYSSSSSGSSGRNAARFHDRMHGSRESEPSRYRSKRSRRSRSPSHRSATSNRHQASPASASSHPASSRYERPTSSAPHPSISRNERQASAANHQSSDRGQGTSPTPSHHSPQINPSAQPAQLTASGPINHIWIVGHSFVHWAERRAAVRPCGQDLGIPNARVHWRGSRGMRWSKVLAEVVQISQVCREPAVLIIHAGGNDLGQVKLGELVSLMKQDLSRFPSFFNSVVLAWSEIIPRCFWRGARDYVAIERARKSLNIRISKHVATLGGVSFRHKDLEGDNRHLLIGDGVHLNPIGTDIFLLGLQELAEKAIALGRVGGRSRV; encoded by the exons ATGAGCTCTTTCAGAGGGAGCagatccccctccccccatacatctcTCAATGTAACACTCCAAACTATTGATGTTACCCCAGTACTACCTAGGGAGCCTAGGGCCACCCCCACTTCACATACTCATCGCCATGGCAGCAAAAAGTACCCTCGAAGGCCGTACCGCGACTATACCGTTGATACTGGCTCCGAGTTTTCCTCTTCAGGTCACAGCCGTAGGAAGCATCATTACCGCCACGACCGTTATTCAAGCTCCTCTTCTGGTTCAAGCGGCCGTAATGCGGCGCGCTTCCACGATCGCATGCATGGCAGCCGCGAAAGCGAACCTTCACGCTACCGCTCAAAACGCTCCAGAAGGTCCAGATCTCCATCTCATCGATCTGCTACTAGCAATCGTCACCAAGCATCACCAGCGTCTGCATCCTCTCATCCGGCAAGCTCACGCTACGAAAGACCAACATCATCCGCCCCTCATCCATCAATTTCCCGCAATGAAAGGCAAGCATCAGCAGCCAATCACCAGTCATCCGACCGTGGCCAGGGAACATCGCCTACACCTTCGCATCATTCTCCGCAGATCAACCCGTCGGCCCAGCCAGCACAGTTGACAGCATCGG GTCCCATCAACCATATCTGGATAGTGGGCCATTCTTTCGTGCACTGGGCTGAGCGGAGAGCGGCGGTTCGGCCATGCGGTCAGGATTTAGGAATTCCAAACGCACGCGTGCACTGGCGCGGGTCCCGCGGGATGAGGTGGTCTAAAGTCCTTGCCGAGGTGGTGCAGATTAGTCAGGTCTGTCGGGAGCCGGCGGTCTTGATTATTCATGCAGGTGGAAATGACTTGGGGCAGGTCAAGTTAGGGGAACTTGTTTCACTTATGAAGCAAGACCTGTCCCGTTTTCCTTCCTTTTTTAATTCGGTGGTGCTTGCTTGGTCGGAAATAATTCCCCGATGTTTTTGGAGGGGTGCCAGAGACTATGTGGCAATTGAGAGGGCTCGCAAGAGCTTAAATATAAGAATTTCCAAGCATGTAGCAACGCTTGGAGGAGTTTCTTTCCGGCACAAGGATCTGGAAGGGGACAACCGTCACCTGCTGATAGGGGACGGTGTTCACCTTAACCCAATTGGCACAGATATTTTTTTGTTAGGTCTCCAGGAATTAGCCGAAAAAGCTATTGCCTTGggccgtgtggggggtcgcagccgggtTTAG